The following are from one region of the Variovorax sp. V213 genome:
- a CDS encoding isochorismatase family protein: protein MLLDASQSQLVLVDYQAQLMPAIFEADAVAQNAVRLGKMARLFEVPVWGTEHNPSKLGENVPDIRALCQRTLSKMHFSGMEEGLGEWLRVPAKAPQGNARSLPKHLQKPAAAAEERNMIVIAGCEAHVCLLQTALDLLEDEFEVWVVTDACSSRTERNRDAAFDRLAGAGAELVTTEMVGFEWLRTAEHPAFPELLKLIR, encoded by the coding sequence ATGCTGCTCGACGCCTCGCAATCCCAACTCGTGCTGGTCGACTATCAGGCGCAGCTGATGCCTGCGATCTTCGAGGCCGATGCCGTGGCGCAGAACGCGGTGCGCCTGGGCAAGATGGCGCGCCTGTTCGAGGTGCCGGTCTGGGGGACCGAGCACAACCCCTCGAAGCTCGGCGAAAACGTGCCCGACATTCGCGCACTGTGCCAGCGCACCCTGTCCAAGATGCATTTCAGCGGCATGGAGGAGGGCCTCGGCGAATGGCTGCGCGTGCCGGCCAAGGCCCCTCAGGGCAATGCCCGCAGCCTGCCCAAGCACCTGCAGAAACCCGCCGCCGCGGCCGAGGAGCGCAACATGATCGTGATTGCCGGCTGCGAAGCGCACGTCTGCCTGCTGCAGACGGCGCTCGACTTGCTGGAGGACGAGTTCGAGGTCTGGGTCGTGACCGACGCGTGCAGTTCGCGTACCGAGCGCAACCGCGATGCCGCTTTCGACCGGCTGGCCGGCGCGGGCGCCGAGCTGGTGACCACCGAGATGGTCGGCTTCGAATGGCTGCGCACGGCCGAACATCCGGCATTCCCCGAGTTGCTGAAGCTCATCCGCTGA
- a CDS encoding PQQ-dependent sugar dehydrogenase: protein MNLRIRTILRLLGNGIPVACLGLWGTTLAQIRPETVSSGLENPWGVAFLPSGRFLVTERSGRLRLIGADGKIGGPITGLPAIAAGGQGGLLDVLVDSGFEKNRTLYLCFSEPAASGSANSTALARAQLSDDGAKLENLKIVFSQQPKVASRQHFGCRIVEARDGTLFLTLGDRFSRKEDAQKLDNHLGKIVRIAKDGTAPRDNPFIDKAGALPEIWSYGHRNGQGATLAPDGRLWMTEHGPQGGDEINVPQAGRNYGWPVITYGENYGGGKIGDGITAKEGMEQPLHYWVPSIAPSGMAFLTSDRYGAGWKGNLFVGSLKFGYLDRIELKDGRVVAEHKLLADGRARIRDVKQGPDGWLYVLTDESDGKLLRLRLN from the coding sequence ATGAACCTGCGCATTCGCACGATCCTCCGCCTGTTGGGAAACGGTATTCCGGTCGCCTGTTTGGGTTTGTGGGGCACCACCCTGGCGCAGATACGGCCGGAGACTGTTTCCTCCGGACTTGAGAATCCGTGGGGCGTGGCCTTTCTGCCGAGCGGCCGCTTCCTGGTCACCGAGCGTTCGGGTCGGTTGCGGCTGATCGGCGCGGACGGAAAGATCGGCGGACCCATCACCGGCCTGCCTGCGATCGCAGCGGGAGGCCAGGGCGGCTTGCTCGACGTACTGGTCGACTCAGGCTTCGAAAAGAATCGCACCCTGTATTTATGCTTTTCCGAGCCGGCGGCCAGCGGGTCGGCCAACAGCACGGCGCTGGCGCGCGCCCAACTCTCCGACGATGGTGCGAAGCTCGAGAACCTCAAGATCGTCTTCAGCCAGCAACCCAAGGTGGCCAGTCGCCAGCATTTCGGATGCCGCATCGTCGAGGCGCGCGACGGCACGCTTTTTCTCACGCTCGGCGATCGGTTCAGCCGCAAGGAAGATGCGCAGAAACTCGACAACCATCTGGGGAAGATCGTGCGCATTGCCAAGGACGGCACCGCGCCCAGGGACAACCCGTTCATCGACAAGGCCGGCGCGCTGCCGGAAATCTGGAGCTACGGCCACCGCAACGGGCAGGGCGCGACGCTCGCTCCCGACGGCCGCTTGTGGATGACCGAGCACGGCCCCCAAGGCGGCGACGAGATCAATGTTCCGCAAGCCGGCCGCAACTACGGCTGGCCGGTGATCACCTACGGTGAAAACTACGGCGGTGGCAAGATCGGCGACGGCATCACGGCGAAGGAGGGCATGGAGCAGCCGCTGCACTACTGGGTGCCGTCGATCGCGCCATCGGGCATGGCCTTTCTCACCAGCGACCGCTATGGCGCGGGATGGAAAGGCAATCTGTTCGTCGGTTCGCTGAAGTTCGGCTATCTCGACCGCATCGAACTGAAAGACGGCAGGGTGGTCGCCGAACACAAGCTGTTGGCTGATGGCAGAGCCCGCATACGCGACGTGAAGCAGGGGCCGGACGGATGGCTCTATGTGCTGACCGACGAGTCGGATGGCAAGCTGCTGCGGTTGCGTCTGAACTGA
- a CDS encoding C40 family peptidase: MRFFVLPASLLFAVAVQAAPQQDRTDDELARLLADKGLIGQLQQVRQTVAERTSDLVVTAIGFLGVPYRRGGNTAESGFDCSGFVRAMYNQTVGHLLPRRAEEQAAATEKIDRSQLKPGDLVFFNTMRRAFSHVGIYVGEGKFIHSPRTGAQVRVEDMNGSYWSRRFDGARRVLGGAPNDEVKAAAAAAAHTGN, translated from the coding sequence ATGCGTTTTTTCGTCCTACCCGCGTCCCTCCTGTTTGCCGTTGCCGTCCAGGCCGCCCCCCAACAGGATCGAACCGACGACGAACTGGCCCGATTGCTCGCCGACAAGGGCCTGATCGGACAACTCCAGCAGGTCCGCCAAACCGTCGCCGAGCGAACTTCCGATCTGGTGGTGACCGCCATCGGCTTCCTCGGGGTGCCCTACCGCCGTGGCGGCAATACGGCGGAATCCGGTTTCGATTGCAGCGGCTTCGTGCGCGCCATGTACAACCAGACGGTCGGCCACTTGCTGCCCCGCCGTGCCGAGGAACAAGCGGCCGCCACCGAAAAGATCGACCGCAGCCAGCTCAAGCCCGGTGACCTCGTTTTCTTCAACACCATGCGCCGCGCCTTCAGCCATGTCGGCATTTACGTCGGCGAAGGCAAGTTCATCCACTCGCCGCGTACCGGCGCCCAGGTGCGCGTGGAAGACATGAACGGCAGCTACTGGAGCCGCCGCTTCGATGGCGCCCGCCGCGTGCTCGGTGGCGCTCCGAACGACGAGGTCAAGGCCGCTGCCGCCGCCGCGGCACACACCGGTAACTGA
- a CDS encoding propionate--CoA ligase — protein sequence MSRYEDFYRQSVDAPEAFWAEQARLIDWQAPPVQVLDASRPPFARWFVGGTTNLCHNAVDRHLAERADQPALVFVSTETGTEKTYSFRELHTEVQRTAASLIELGVGKGDRVLIYMPMIPEAAFAMLACARIGAIHCVVFGGFASGSLATRIEDAEPKVVVSADAGSRGGKVIAYKPLLDEAIRLSKHKPSAVLLADRGLAPMELTAGRDHLAAELTRKHRDAEVPCTWLAATDISYTIYTSGTTGKPKGVQRDVGGYAVALAASMKHIFDGRAGETYFSTSDIGWVVGHSYIVYGPLIAGMATLMYEGLPTQGIDKQPDGGIWWRLVEKYKVTVMFSAPTAVRVLKKQDPALLKKYDLSSLRALFLAGEPLDEPTARWISDGLGVPIIDNYWQTESGWPMITIANGVEAKPSKFGSPGVPMYGYRIKILHESTGEELTAPNEKGVVVVEGPTPPGFMQTVWKDDERFVNTYWKSVPGKMVYSTFDWGIRDEDGYFYILGRTDDVINVAGHRLGTREIEESISGHASVAEVAVVGVADALKGQVAMAFVVPRNGRALTDADEALKLEGEIMKVVADQLGALARPARVRFVGGLPKTRSGKLLRRAIQAVCEQRDPGDLTTIDDPATLQQIRQLVSSD from the coding sequence ATGAGCCGTTATGAAGACTTCTATCGCCAGTCGGTCGATGCGCCCGAGGCCTTTTGGGCCGAGCAGGCCAGGCTGATCGATTGGCAGGCGCCCCCGGTCCAGGTGCTGGACGCCAGCCGGCCGCCATTCGCCCGGTGGTTCGTGGGCGGCACGACCAATCTGTGCCACAACGCGGTCGACCGGCACCTGGCCGAGCGGGCCGACCAACCGGCGCTGGTCTTCGTCTCGACGGAAACCGGCACGGAAAAGACCTACAGCTTCCGCGAGCTGCACACCGAGGTGCAGCGCACCGCCGCCAGCTTGATCGAGCTGGGTGTCGGCAAGGGCGACCGCGTGCTCATCTACATGCCGATGATTCCCGAGGCCGCGTTCGCGATGCTGGCCTGCGCCCGTATCGGCGCCATCCATTGCGTGGTGTTCGGCGGTTTTGCGAGCGGCTCGCTGGCCACGCGCATCGAGGATGCCGAGCCCAAGGTGGTGGTGAGCGCCGACGCCGGTTCGCGCGGCGGCAAGGTCATCGCGTACAAGCCGCTGCTCGACGAGGCCATCCGGCTTTCCAAGCACAAGCCCTCGGCGGTGCTGCTGGCCGACCGCGGGCTGGCCCCCATGGAGCTGACGGCCGGGCGCGACCACCTGGCTGCCGAACTGACTCGCAAGCACCGCGATGCCGAAGTGCCTTGCACCTGGCTGGCCGCCACCGACATCAGCTACACCATCTACACCAGCGGCACCACCGGCAAACCCAAGGGCGTGCAGCGCGACGTGGGGGGTTATGCCGTGGCGCTGGCCGCGAGCATGAAGCACATCTTCGACGGCCGCGCCGGCGAAACGTATTTCTCGACCAGCGACATCGGCTGGGTGGTGGGCCACAGCTACATCGTCTATGGCCCGCTGATCGCCGGCATGGCCACCCTCATGTACGAAGGCCTGCCGACGCAGGGCATCGACAAGCAACCCGACGGCGGCATCTGGTGGCGCCTGGTCGAGAAGTACAAGGTGACGGTGATGTTCAGCGCGCCCACCGCGGTGCGCGTGCTCAAGAAGCAGGACCCGGCGCTGCTGAAAAAGTACGACCTGTCCAGCCTGCGTGCCCTGTTCCTTGCGGGCGAACCGCTCGACGAGCCCACTGCGCGCTGGATCAGCGACGGGCTGGGCGTGCCGATCATCGACAACTACTGGCAGACCGAGTCGGGCTGGCCGATGATCACCATCGCCAACGGCGTCGAGGCCAAGCCGAGCAAGTTCGGCAGCCCGGGCGTCCCGATGTACGGCTACCGCATCAAGATCCTGCACGAATCGACCGGTGAGGAATTGACCGCCCCGAACGAGAAGGGCGTGGTCGTGGTCGAGGGCCCGACCCCGCCCGGGTTCATGCAGACGGTGTGGAAGGACGACGAGCGCTTCGTCAACACCTACTGGAAGAGCGTGCCGGGCAAGATGGTCTATTCGACCTTCGACTGGGGCATTCGCGACGAGGACGGCTACTTCTACATCCTCGGCCGCACGGACGACGTGATCAATGTGGCGGGCCACCGCCTCGGCACGCGCGAGATCGAGGAAAGCATCTCGGGCCACGCCAGCGTGGCCGAAGTGGCTGTGGTCGGCGTGGCCGACGCGCTCAAGGGCCAGGTGGCCATGGCCTTCGTCGTGCCACGGAACGGCCGCGCACTGACAGACGCCGACGAGGCCTTGAAGCTCGAGGGCGAGATCATGAAAGTGGTGGCCGACCAGCTCGGCGCGCTGGCGCGCCCCGCACGCGTGCGCTTCGTGGGCGGCCTGCCCAAGACCCGCAGCGGCAAGCTGCTGCGGCGTGCCATCCAGGCCGTGTGCGAGCAGCGCGATCCCGGCGACCTGACCACCATCGACGACCCCGCCACGCTCCAGCAGATCAGACAGTTGGTTTCTTCGGACTGA
- a CDS encoding alpha/beta hydrolase produces the protein MQIFFSTRRHLSILALGAALVVTGCSGLRTAKPPLESTLEKSSCAPNADTLLVMLPGAYSHPDEFTHEGFVKALNDNRLAVDVMRVDAHLGYYNGKTILDRLEQDVMVPARGKGYKSIWIVGISVGGFGGLLYAQTHPGELAGLVALAPYLGERTLSTDIANAGGVARWTGPLGDPPGSYPRAPNETQLWQWLRGYVGTTATFGARPPLYLGYGTEDRFAFSHQLLAAALPKERVFTTEGGHDWPEWRRLWRRMLPTLPLPGCPG, from the coding sequence ATGCAGATCTTCTTTTCGACCCGGCGCCATTTGTCGATTCTGGCCCTTGGCGCGGCGCTCGTGGTGACCGGATGCAGCGGCCTGCGCACCGCCAAGCCGCCGCTGGAGAGCACGCTCGAAAAGAGCAGCTGCGCGCCGAACGCCGACACCCTGCTGGTGATGCTCCCCGGCGCTTATTCGCACCCGGACGAGTTCACGCACGAGGGCTTCGTCAAGGCACTGAACGACAACAGGCTCGCAGTCGACGTGATGCGGGTCGATGCGCATCTTGGCTACTACAACGGCAAGACCATCCTCGATCGCCTGGAACAGGACGTGATGGTGCCGGCCCGCGGCAAAGGCTACAAGTCGATCTGGATCGTCGGCATCTCGGTTGGCGGGTTCGGCGGACTGCTTTATGCGCAAACGCACCCCGGCGAACTTGCCGGCCTCGTGGCCCTAGCGCCCTACCTCGGGGAGCGCACGCTCAGCACCGACATCGCCAACGCTGGCGGCGTAGCGCGCTGGACCGGCCCGCTGGGCGATCCGCCAGGCAGCTACCCGCGAGCCCCGAACGAGACACAGCTCTGGCAATGGCTGCGCGGCTATGTGGGCACCACCGCCACGTTCGGTGCCCGGCCGCCGCTCTACCTGGGCTACGGCACCGAGGACCGCTTTGCTTTCAGCCACCAATTGCTGGCGGCCGCGCTGCCGAAGGAGCGCGTGTTCACGACCGAAGGCGGCCACGACTGGCCCGAATGGAGGCGGCTCTGGCGCCGCATGTTGCCGACGCTTCCGCTGCCGGGCTGCCCCGGCTGA